The region AGGGTAAGGCGCCAGCGGTGCAGGGCAAGGCGGCGCCGACCGTACCGGCCCAGGATCGGCGCTGGGCCGCCGACGCCGGGGATGCCGACCAATCGGCCGACCACCCGGTCGACCCCGACCGTGGGCCGGACCCGACCCAACCCGAGCCGCTGGTCACCACCACCCCGGCGCGCGGGCGCGGACTGTTCTGGTTGGCCGGTGCGCTCGTCGTGGTGCTGGTGCTGGTCCTCGGCGTACGGGCGACCGGGTTGTGGCCGACCTGGCGGAACCCGTTCGCGCAGGAGACGACCGACCGGAGCCAGCCGCCGTTGCTCAAGTCGATCCAGGACCTGAGCCGCTACGTGGCCGCGGAGGGCAACTTCCAGGTGGTGATCGACCTACAGCAGGACCGCAAGTACGTGCCGGATTTCCTGCTCAACGAACGTACCCTTTTTGTCGGGGCCGGGTCTGTTGAGGCATATGTCGATTTCGCGAAGATTTCCGAGGGCGGCGTGATCGAATCCGCCGACCGGAAGTCGGTCGAGATCAGGTTGCCCGCGCCGCAACTCGGCGAGACCAATCTCGATCTGGAGAAAAGCTACGTCTTCGCGGAGGACCGGGGCCTGCTGAACCGGCTCGGTGAGGTCTTCGGCGGCGACCCCAACCGGCAGCGCGAGGTCTACCAGAAGGCGGAGGAGAGCATCTCCGCAGCGGCCCGGGACAGCGGACTCAGTGACAGGGCGCAGGAGAACACCCGGAAAATGCTTGAGGGTCTGCTGCGCTCGCTGGGCTACGAGAAGGTGACCGTGACCTATACCGCTCCCTGAGCGTAGGAGCTCGATGACTCGGTGTCATCCCAGGTCAACCGGCCGCGCCGGGTATTCTCCTAGCGTTCCCTGGTGGCGTATCACCGGGTGCGGGATGTGGCGGTAGGATCCAGCGGCGTCTTGAGAAGGCGGCCGACGGAGCACCGCGCTGCCCTCGCCGCCCGGCCCCTCGCCAATCGACACACCGAGAAATCGAATCGGGAGAAACGCCTGTGGCACTTTCTGTTGCCGGAGACGAGATCGAGGTTACCGTCCTGCTGCCCTGCCTGAACGAGGCGGAGACGCTGGAGATCTGCGTCACCAAAGCTGTCCGGGCGCTCGCCGAACTGGGTGTGGTGGGCGAGGTCCTGGTCAGCGACAACGGGTCCACCGACGGCTCGCAGGAGATCGCCACCCGGGCCGGGGCGCGGGTGTCCCACGCGCCGATCCGCGGCTACGGCGGCGCACTGCTCAACGGCATCGAGCAGGCCCGAGGCAAGTACATCATCATGGGCGATGCGGATGATTCGTACGATCTGTCCAACCTTGAGCCGTTCATCCGTGAACTGCGCGCCGGGCACGACATGGTCATGGGCAACCGGTTCCGCGGCGGCATCGCCAAGGGTGCGATGCCGCCGCTGCACCGCTACCTCGGCAACCCGGTGCTGTCCTGGCTGGGGCGCCGGCTGTTCGGCCTGCGCAACGTCGGCGACTTCCACTGCGGGATCCGGGGCTTCAACCGGGACCGCATCCGGGACCTGCACCTCTGCATGCCGGGCATGGAGTTCGCCTCCGAACTGGTGGTCCGGGCCGCGCTCAACAACTACGACATCGTCGAGGTGCCGACCACGCTCCAGAAGGACGGCCGCAGCCGTCCGCCGCACCTGCGTACCTGGCGGGACGGATGGCGGCACCTGCGCTTCCTGCTCGTCTTCGCACCGCGCAAGACGCTGATCTGGCCGGGGCTGGTGCTCGTCGTGCTGGGCCTGCTCGGCACCGCGACGCTGTCCTTCGGGCCGCTACAGGTGGCCGGGGTCGGCTTCGACATCAGCACCATGGTCTACACCTGCCTGGCCGTCCTGACCGGTGCGCAGCTACTGCTCTTCGGCGTCTTCGCGCTGCTCTACGGTCACACCGAGGGGATCACCAACCAAGCCCAGGTCGCCTGGTGGGGCAGGTGGGTACGGTTCGAGACCTGCACCGCCGCCGGCCTGCTCCTGATCCTGCTCGGGCTGGCCGGGTCGGTGCTCGCGGTCACCGCGTGGGGAGCCAGCGGCTTCGGCGAGCAGAACCTCGCCGAGACCCTGCGGGTCGTGCTGCCCTCGTCCACGGTGATCGGCCTGGGCGTGACGGTGCTCTTCTCCGGCCTCTTCGCCAGCCTGCTCAACCTGCGTCGGGTCGGCCCGAGCGCGCCGGTCGCCACGACGCCGGTCGACGATGCGCGCAGCGACAGCGACCTCGCCCCGGCCCGCGGCTGAGTACGCGATGACAGTGCAGACCACGCCCGACGGGTCGGCCAAGCCGACCGGCCCGGTCCGGCCGAACCGGGCCGACGAGTCCGACGAGGCGAACGTGCCGACCGAAGACCGCGACGCGGCCGAGTCCGGGGCATCCGCGCCGGCCGGGTCCGCCGCACCGAAGACGGAGTCGCCCGCGCCGGCAGCCGTCGAACCGGCGGCCGCCGACACCACCGAGACCACCTCGGGCAGTGGGCGGCGGTTGCCGAACTGGCTGGCCAACGGTGGCACGGTCGCCGTACTCACCTGGCTTGTCGCGACCCCGGTCGCGATCGTGATCCCCCGGCTGATCGACCGGGATCCGTTCTCGGCGGGCGCGTCCACGATCCCGCTCGCCGGGGCGTTCATCCTGATCATCGGGGTGTTCGTGCTGGCCATGCGTCGGTCCGGGGACGCGGTGGCCGGTCTGGCGGCCGGTCTGGGCGCGGCCTGGACCGTGCTGATGCTGCGTTCGGCCCTCAACGGCACCCCGTTCGGCTTCGCCGGCCTGGTCGGCGACATGGGCCGGATGTCGGCGTCGGCGACCCGCTACACCACCACCATCGCCTCCAGCGACACCCTGGTCCAGGGGCTGCCGTCGGAGTACCCGCCGTTCTACGCCTGGCTGGTCGGCCGCGCGTCGGTCGTGCTCGACGAGCCGGCCTGGCGGCTGCTCGCCGACGCCGAGGTGCTCTTCAGCTCGCTGGCGGTGCTGGCCGCGTTCGTGCTGTGGCGCCGGCTGGTCGGGCCGTGGATCGCCCTGGCCATCGCCGCCCTGACGTTGGTCACCTGGTCGGACCCGCGCAAGGCGTTCGAGGTACTGACGCTGGCGATCTTCGTACCGTGGGCGTTGGAGGTCTTCGCCCGCCCGGCCCGGCGCCGGATGCACTGGCTGCCGGCCGGCATCCTCGGCGGCTTCATCGTGATCACCTACCAGGCGTGGATGGTCTACGGGGCGATCGGCCTGATCACCCTGATCGTGGTCGCCTGGCGGACCGAGCCGGACCGGTGGGCGTACCTGCGCCGGCTGGGCCTGATCGTGCTGGTCTCGTTCGTGGTGGCGTCCTGGTACATCGTGCCGTTCGGCTGGGACAGCCTGACCAAGGGCGGGCAGTCGATCTCCGACCTGTACGTCTCCGGCTCGCTGAACTCCGGCCTCTTCCCGTTCCTCGACTTCAACCCGCTCGGGCTGCTGAACCTCGTCGGGCTGATCGGTCTGGTCTGGCTGTGGCGTTCGGTCTGGTGGGCCCGCCCGCTGCTGCTGCTGATCATCTCGGCGTACGGCTACCGGATCCTGTCGATGATCCGGTACGTGCTGACCCAGCACACCGGGTTCCTGCACTACACGGCCCGGCTCTACGGGGTGCTGCTCACCATCGCCGGGGTCCTGGTGCTGGCGCACCTCGTCCCGATCGTGCTACGCCGGTTGCGGCTGACCCCGCCCCGGCTGGCCGGTGCGGGGCTACTCGCGGTCGTGCTCGCCTGGACCGCGACCGGCTTCACCACCACCTGGATGCCCGAGAGCGGCAGCAAGTACGCGATCATGGCGCACAGCGAACCGCTGCCCGGCGGCGGCTACCCGGTCTACGCCCCGGACGAGGATCTCCGTACCGGCTTCCCGATCACCGAGGTGGAGCGGGCGGTCGAAGGTGTGCTCGGACCGAAGGCACAGCCGGTCACGCTCGCCATCGACGACCGGGTCTTCTCGTACCTGCCCTGGCCCGGGTTCGTCGACAACGACCGCACCGCCGGCAGCACCCTGTCCCGCTGGGACGACCGGTTCGCCGAGGTGCAGAAGCTGGCCGCCACCCGGGACCCGGCGGCGTTCGCAGCCAGGGCCGCCGATGTCGGCGGGTTCGGGCCGATCCAGGTCTTCGTGCTCGGCGAGCAGCCGGACGGCTGGGTCTGGCGCGGTAACCGGTTCTCCCCGGAGCAGTTCTCGTCCCAGTACTGGACCGTGATCGACAATCTGCCGCAGGACGTCGTGGTCGCCGTCCGGCGCTGACCGCGGGCCGAGGCCCCACCGGGCCGAGCCGGCCCGGCAGGACCACGATCGGGGCCGTACCCAGCGGGGTGCGGCCCCGATCCACGTTCAGTGGGCGACGTACGCCTGCTGGTGGTCCTCGTTCGGCAGGATGATCCACAGTGCGATGTAGAGCAGCACCTGCGGGCCGGGCAGGATCACCGAGAGCACGAACAGAAGCCGGACCAGGCCGGTGGAGAGGCCGAAGCGGCGGGCCAGCCCGGCGCAGACTCCGGCGATCATCCGGCCGTCGCGGGGTCGTGCAAGCTTGCGACTCATGGTCGTCTTCTCCAACTCTGCGGCGGTCCGCCGCGTCTGAATCCACCGTACGAACCGACATCCACCGCCGACCTCCTCACTGAGGGCGATTCGGCGCATCCGTACCCGTAGGTGCTTACCCCGGTTGGCCGCATCGGACGCATGCTCGGGATGACGGGTAGGCTCGCCGCTCGGTGCTGGCCGGACCGACGGCAACGGAGCCGGATGCGGCAGAGCCAGCGGCGGGAGGAGGATCGATGATCAGCGTCTTCGATCTGTTCACGGTAGGGATCGGGCCGTCCAGCTCACACACGGTCGGGCCGATGCGCGCGGCGCGTACGTTCGCCGCCGGGCTCAAGGCCGACGGGCTGCTCTCCGGCACGGCCAGGATCCACGCCGAACTCTTCGGCTCGCTCGGCGCCACCGGGCACGGCCACGGCAGCGACCGGGCGGTCCTGCTCGGGCTGGCCGGTGAGGCACCCGAGACCGTCGACCCGGACCTGGTCGACGGTGCGGTGGCCGAGATCCGCCGCACCGGGCGGCTGGCCGTCCTCGGCGCGCACACCATCGACTTCGATCCGGCCCGGGACCTGGTGCTGCACCGCCGCCGGGCGCTGCCGTACCACCCGAACGGGATGACCTTCACCGCGTACGACGAGGCCGGTGAGGCGGTACGGGACCGGACGTACTACTCGGTCGGTGGTGGCTTCGTGGTCGACGAGGCGGCGGCCGGCGCGGACCGGATCAAGCCGGACCCGACCAGGGTGCCGTACCCGTTCAGCACCGGGGCGGAACTACTGAAGGTGACCGAGGAGACCGGGCTGTCGATCAGCGGGGTGATGTTCGCCAACGAGCGGGCCCGGCGCGGCGCCGACGAGATCCGTACCGGCCTGCTGGAGATCTGGCGGGTGATGCAGGAGTGCGTCGAGCGGGGCAGCCACCGGGACGGGGTGCTGCCGGGCGGGCTCAAGGTGCGCCGGCGGGCGGCGGAGCTGCGGCGGTCCCTGGCGACCGAACGCGGGGCCGGCTGGTCGGGCACCGGCGGTTCGGAGGACCCGCTGCGGGTGATGGACTGGGTCACCCTGTTCGCGCTCGCGGTGAACGAGGAGAACGCCTCCGGCGGCCGGGTGGTCACCGCGCCGACCAACGGTGCGGCCGGCATCATCCCGGCGGTGCTGCACTACTACACCCGGTTCGTGGCCACCGCGTCGCCGGACGGCGTGGTCCGGTTCCTGCTGGCCGCCGCGGCGATCGGGGTGCTGTTCAAGGAGAACGCCTCGATCTCCGGGGCCGAGGTCGGCTGCCAGGGCGAGGTCGGCTCGGCCTGCTCGATGGCGGCGGCCGGTCTGGCCGAGGCGCTCGGCGGCACGCCCGCCCAGGTGGAGAACGCGGCCGAGATCGGCATGGAACACAACCTGGGTCTGACCTGCGACCCGGTCGGCGGACTGGTGCAGATCCCGTGCATCGAGCGGAACGCGGTGGCGAGCATCAAGGCGATCACGGCGACCCGGCTGGCGCTGCGCGGGGACGGCGTACACACGGTCTCCCTGGACAAGGTCATCAAGACCATGCGGGAGACCGGGGCGGACATGAAGGTCAAGTACAAGGAGACCGCACGGGGTGGTCTGGCGGTCAATGTCATCGAGTGCTGACGGTTGATGGATCCGCGCTCCGGAGCGCTCGCGCAGGCCCGGCACCGCCTACCGAGCGTGCTGACCGACTGCTAACCTATGGCGCGTCAGCGGCCCGCTTGAAGCGGGGCCCGCAGCCGCGCTCCAGGTTGCCGTGTCCGAGATTCCGGCACGAGACGCGGGAGCACAATAGCTGTTAGGGCGGTCGCGGACGGTGACCGGGAGAGGTCGACACGTGATTCGTACCGGACGCGTCGGTGGATCTCTCCGGCGCAGCCGCCCTCGATCATTCCTCGGTTCGGGAAGGCGGCCATGACAACGAGCGTCGCGAGTATGTGGGGCCATCGCAACGCGCTGCGGCTGCTGGTCCGCCGGGACCTGGCGGTCAAGTACCAGCAGTCGTTCCTGGGCTACTTCTGGTCGCTGCTCGAACCGCTCGCGATGGGCGGCATCTACTGGTTCGTCTTCGGTGTCCTCTACAACACCAGCAACCACGCCGGCCCGGCGAAGGACTCGTACCCGCTGTTCCTGGTGACCGGCATCTTCGCCTGGATGTGGACGAACTCCGCGATCGGTGAGGCCACCAGCGCGCTCACCGGCCAGGCCCGGTTGATCACCACGATGAAGGTGCCCCGCGAGGTCTTCCCGATCGGGCGGGTCATCGGCCGCTTCGCGGAGTACGTCGCCGGCCTGCCGGTGCTGGTAGTGCTCGCCGCGTACTTCGGTGAACTGCACTTCGGCTGGGAACTGCTCGCGCTGCCGCTGGCGGTGCTGCTGATGACCATCCTGCTCACCGGCGTCGCGCTGCTGCTGTCGTCGCTGAACGTGCTGCTGCGGGACGTGGACCGGCTGATGAAGCTGTTCACCCGGCTGCTGTTCTACGGCACCCCGATCATCTACCCGTTGCAGCTCGTCCAGGACTCCGGAATGCCGGGCTGGGTGAAGATCGTCTACGAGCTGAACCCGCTGGTCGGCATCTTCGAGCTGTTCCGCGCCATCTGGTACCCGTCGGAATTCCCCGACGCCAGTCTGCTCGCCGTCTCGGTGGTCGGCAGTCTGGTGCTGTTCTTCGGCGGCTGGTGGGTCTTCCGCCGGCTAGAGCCCGCCGTGCTCAAGGAGCTGTAGTGAGCAAGCCGATCATCGAGGCGCACAACCTCGGCATCCAGTTCGTTCGCAACCGGCGGCGGCAGCTACGCCTGCGGGAGATGTTCATCCACCGCGGTGGGCGGCAGCCGAAGGCGGACGAGTTCTGGCCACTGCGCAACGTGTCGTTCGAGGTCCAGCCGGGCGACGCGGTCGGCGTCATCGGCCGCAACGGCACCGGCAAGAGCACGCTGCTCCGGCTGATCGCCGGGGTGCTGATCCAGGACGAGGGCACGATCACCGTACGCGGTGAGGTCGCGCCCCTGCTGGAGCTCTCCGCCGGCTTCTCCAACGACCTCACCGGCCGGGAGAACGTGCACCTGGTCGGGTCCCTGCACGGGCTCAGCTCGCAGTACCTGAAGACCAGGTTCGACGACATCGTGTCGTTCGCCGGTGACCAGGTTGAGAAGGCCATCGACACACCGGTACGGCACTATTCGTCCGGTATGAAGGTCCGGCTGGGCTTCTCGGTGATCTCCCACCTCCAGCACCCGATCCTGCTGATGGACGAGGTGATGGCGGTCGGCGACACCGAGTTCCGGAAGAAGTGCTACTCCACCATCGAGCGGATGCTCGGTGAGGGCCGCTCGCTGGTGCTGGTCTCGCACAACGAGAACGACCTGACCCGGTTCTGCACCCGTGGGCTCTACTTCAACGCCGGCCAGCTGGAGATCGACGGCACCGTCCGGGAAGCGCTCGACGCGTACAACAACGTCGTTCGGACCTGACCCCGGCCGTCTTCGTGGGCACCTGCCCGATACACCGGGCGGGTGCGGCTCCGGGGTGGTTGGCTGGACCCGATGACCCTGATCACCTTTGTCGTACCGGCCTACCGGGTCGAGGGCTACCTGCGGGAATGTCTCGACTCGATTCTCGGGCAGCCGTTGCACGACATCGAGGTGATCGGGGTCGACGACCACTCCCCGGACAGCAGTGGCGAGATCTTCGCCGAGTACGCCGCCCGCGACCCCCGGCTGACGGTGGTGTCGCTGCCGGAGAACGTGGGTCTGGGCGAGGCGCGCAACATCGGGCTCGACCGGGCCCACGGCGAGTACGTCTGGTTCGTCGACAGCGACGACTGGCTCGTGCCCGACTGCCTGCCGACGGTGGCCCGGCAACTGCGGGAGACCTCCCCGGAACTGCTGATCGTCGACCACGTCCGGGTGTACTGGGACAACTCGGTGCTGGGCAGCGCCATGCCGGAGCTGTTCCCGGACCTGCCGGGTTCGACCACGGTCAACCTGCGGCAGCGGCCGGAACTGATCCAACTGCTGCACACCGCCTGGAACAAGCTGGTCCGGCGGGACTTCCTGGTCGATCTCGGGCTCCGCTTCGGGCCCGGCTGGTACGAGGACGTGTCGTTCACGTACCCGCTGATGGTGGCGGCGGAGCGGATCGGCGTACTCGACCTGGTCTGCGTCAACTACCGGCAGCGCCGGTCCGGCGCGATCACCCGTACCCGGGGGGACCGGCACTTCGAGGTCTTCCTGCACTGGCGCCGGGTGTTCGAGCTGATGGACGAGTGGGGGCCACGGGTCGACGACCTGCGCCCGCTGCTCTTCCAGCGGATGATCTGGCACTACCTGACCATCCTCGGCAACGGCGACCGGCTCGCCCCGAAGCTGCGGCCGGCGTTCTTCGCCCGGATGGTCGCCGACTACCGGCGGTGGCTGCCGGCGGGCGGTTACCCCGTGCCGGCGGGCGCCGAGGGGCTCAAGCACCGGCTGGTCGCCCGGGGCAACTGGCGTACGTTCAGCGCCCTGCGTACGGCGTACCTGGTCCGGGGCCGGTTGCGCGACGGCGCCGGCGCGGCCCGGCGGACGGTGAAACCACCGGTCCGCCGGTCGGCCCGGCTCGGCCGCGACGCCGTCCTGCGCGGCTACTACCGGGCCCAGCTGCTGCTGCCGATGGACCCGTCGCTGGCCCTCTACGCCGCCTACTGGTACCGCGGCTACACCTGCAACCCGGCGGCGATCCACGCCAAGGCCCGCGAGCTGGCCCCGCACATCCGGGGCGTCTTCGTGGTCCGCCGCGACCGGGTGTCGAGCCTGCCGCCCGGCGTGCGGTACGTCGTCGCCGGCACACCCGCCTACTACCGGGCGCTGGCGCGGGCGAAGTGGCTGGTCAACAACGTCAACTTCCCCGACTATGTGGTCAAGCGGCCCGGTTCCGTGCACATCCAGACCCACCACGGCACCCCGGTCAAGGTGATGGGCCTGGACCAGCAGCGGTACCCGGCCGGCGCGCCGGGGATGCGGTTCACCAGGCTGCTGCGCCGGATCGACCGGTGGGACTTCAGCATCAGCTCGAACACCTTCTCCACCCAGATGTGGCACCGGGCGTACCCGGCGAACTACGTCGCGCTCGACACCGGCTACCCGCGCAACGACCGGCTGGCCAACGCGACCGCCGAGGAGGTCGCGCAGATCCGGGCCGATTTCGGCTTCGCAGCCGGGGACCGGGTGGTGCTCTACGCGCCGACCCACCGGGAACACCTGCCCGGCTACCGGCCGCCGTTCGACCCGACCGAGTTCGTCGAGGCGCTCGGCCCCCGGGGTCGGCTGCTGATGCGCAGCCACTACTTCCACGACCGGGAGGTCGCCGGTGTCCTCGGCGCCGCCGGCCGGGTCCTGGACGTCAGTGACCACCCGTCGGTCGAGGACCTCTACCTCGCCGCCGACGTGCTGGTCACCGACTACTCGTCGGCGATGTTCGACTACGGCACGCTGGACCGGCCGATCGTGATCTACGCCCCGGACTGGGACGCGTACCGGCTCGCCCGTGGGGTCTACTTCGACGTCACCGCGCAACCGCCGGGGGCGGTCGCCACCGGTTTCCCGGACCTGCTGGACCTGTTCCGCACCGACGCGGTCGACAACGACGCGGCCACGAACGCCCGAACCCGGTTCCGGGCCCGGTTCTGCGCCCTGGACGACGGCCGGGCCGCCGAGCGGGTGGTACGCCGGACGCTGCTCGGCGAGCCCGGCTGACCCGGGTGCCGGAATTGGGGGCGTCGATCACCGTCGTGGTGCCGATCCACAACGTTCGCCGCTACCTGGTCGACTGTCTCGACTCGATCGCCGGGCAGACCTACCCGGACCTGGACGTGGTGCTGGTCGACGACGGGTCGACCGACGACAGCGGCGAGATCGCCGAGCGGTACGCCCGGACCGACGACCGGTTCCGGCTGATCAGGCAGCCCAACCGGGGGCTCGGCGCCGCCCGGAACACCGGGATCGAGGCCGCCGCCGGTGACTACCTGAGCTTCGTCGACAGCGACGACCTACTGCCGCCGTACGCGCTGGAGGTGCTGGTGGGCGCGTTACGGCAGACCGGCTCCGACTTCGCCTCCGGCAACGTCGCCCTGCTCACCGCCCGTGGCCTGCGGCAGTCGCCGCTGCACCGGGGCACCCATCGGGCCACCGCCCTGCGGACCAGCCTGAAGGCCCGGCGGAACCTGGTCTACGACCGGCTGGCCTGCAACAAGGTCTTCCGCCGGTCGTTCTGGGAGCGGCACGGGCTTCGGTTCCCGGAGGGGGTCCGCTACGAGGACATCCCGGTGACCGTGCCCGCGTACGCGCTGGCCGGCTCGGTCGACGTGCTCGACCTGCCGGTCTACTACTGGCGCCAGCGTGAGCCGGGCGCCGAGTTGTCGATCACCCAGCGGCAGCACGAGGTGCGCAACCTGGTCGACCGGTTCGCCGCCGTCGACAGCGCCAGCCGGTCGCTCGCCGCGCTAGACCGAGGGCTCAAGGACTGGTACGACGAGACCACGCTCGTCAACGACCTGAGGATCTTCCTGGACCTGCTGCCCGACGTCGACCAGACGTACCGGGAGCGTTTTCGCGACCTGGCCACCGACTACCTGAGCCGGGTCGACGACCGGGTGCTCGACCGGCTGGTCCCCCGACTGCGGGTGGCCTGGCACCTGGCCCGCGCGCGGGCCCTGCCGGAACTGGTCGAGGTGGTGGCGGCCAGCCGGCTCGACGCCACCCCGCCGGTGGTTCGTCGGGGCGGCGGGCGCTACCTCCGGTTGCCGCTGCTCGACGCCGGTCACCCGGCCGCACCCCGGCGACTGTTCCGGCTCGGGCCGGGAGTGCGGACCGAGGTGCACGAGGCACGCTGGGTCGACGGCCGCCTGCACGTACGCGGCCTGGCGTACGACGTGATCCGTGGGGCGGCCCGACCGTGGGTGTCGGCGCGGGTGTTCTGGCTGCGTGAGGCCACCGGGCGGCGGCGTATCCGGCTGCTGCCGAGCCGACCCCGCCGGGTGGCGCAGGTGGCCGCCTCGGTCCCGTACGGCTGGTCCGGGTTCTCCGCCGTGGTCGACCCGCGCCGGTTGGGCGGCCGGGAGGGCTGGCGGCCCGGCGAGTGGGTGTTCAACGTGGCGTTGGTCAATCCCGGCGGCCCGCAGCGGCGCACCCTCGGCCTCGGCGACGCCCGGCCGGCGCTGCCGGCCCGCTGGGTGGCCCACGGCGTACGGGTGGTGCCCTACCCGCACCGGACCGGCTTGCGGCTGCGGGTGGAACGGCCCCGCGCGTGGATCACCGGCACCCGGA is a window of Micromonospora sp. NBC_01699 DNA encoding:
- a CDS encoding glycosyltransferase family 2 protein, with product MPELGASITVVVPIHNVRRYLVDCLDSIAGQTYPDLDVVLVDDGSTDDSGEIAERYARTDDRFRLIRQPNRGLGAARNTGIEAAAGDYLSFVDSDDLLPPYALEVLVGALRQTGSDFASGNVALLTARGLRQSPLHRGTHRATALRTSLKARRNLVYDRLACNKVFRRSFWERHGLRFPEGVRYEDIPVTVPAYALAGSVDVLDLPVYYWRQREPGAELSITQRQHEVRNLVDRFAAVDSASRSLAALDRGLKDWYDETTLVNDLRIFLDLLPDVDQTYRERFRDLATDYLSRVDDRVLDRLVPRLRVAWHLARARALPELVEVVAASRLDATPPVVRRGGGRYLRLPLLDAGHPAAPRRLFRLGPGVRTEVHEARWVDGRLHVRGLAYDVIRGAARPWVSARVFWLREATGRRRIRLLPSRPRRVAQVAASVPYGWSGFSAVVDPRRLGGREGWRPGEWVFNVALVNPGGPQRRTLGLGDARPALPARWVAHGVRVVPYPHRTGLRLRVERPRAWITGTRIDGADLLVEGRALTHPPGAALRLARTTGVLWRSYPVEPVDDGPAPADRVGTDPSGPGPVSSGVGWAARIPLADLVAGAGPAYRSPLVGEVGPGWRVTFVDPGGETSELPIVAGFTGVRRIVGEVEVLAAATDDEVLSLRVLPPGPVVYDADLADGLLSLAGGLPGGEYDWGDLRIVLRQRTGADPYEVPAPDLELSTEVSTGWRVRIPVAGLTGLPDGDWLLLYRRTADAPPANLTFDIIARPSLPQDIEVAGRRLELLPTRDQETIRLTPPT